One window of the Vicinamibacteria bacterium genome contains the following:
- a CDS encoding TonB-dependent receptor has protein sequence MLPPRLAVLLAPGLLAAAEAAGGGATFDQEVLRDIPSSGSPWSLLETVEATAILDRIENGGLYVGEAGLLGVHGSSWTQVTYRLGNLDITDPGRTGTPLLQPELFALQKVSLDSFLMPVEEAGPGATLSLVPRRPGTSWHGTLSADAVPVAWQASPSSTAPPVARYDSFRGAQLLLEGPLAKDRLGLLLSGSLVRAGRLEGSDPTPLGGRLSSLLTHLVWTPTPRDEVRFLGAGQGVEHPYAGRARFGGDAAQNDRFLMLQSTWERTTGTRWSLTGGYVQGRFEPQTPGPPPTAVVERLQVGPVEQLFDGKSTRERAQVEARLEPPPRRFAGGGHALRFGVSGTRSTASTRPGSPPGLVAETVDGLPARVWDYGWAGPESRWRATDLAAYAADSMTFGRLGVEAGLRFESTRGAAEGSSGRITGQGLVPRVSARWRVREDGGLSFFTGYGRYRHRLSLDLLAYGDPAAPQGLVYRWQDTSGNHALDPGEIGPLIARVGPGGALGSIDPGLKVPHTDEWVVGLEARLGPSWTTRVLGIHRRDHDLLASVNVGAPPAAYDVFTVPDPGGDILGPPSQLLPIYNRRPQSFGQDRYELTNAPGESALHEGVEIALEGKAGERLYLRLGATAYKSAGPGDNRGFRASENDPGLVGELGETPNALTYSQGRLFFDRAYTLKIAGVYHAPGDVRLGVAARYQDGQPFARVVVSPALNQGPEAVQAIPNGRSRFTYTLTLDARVEKGFAIGRFRTAAVLEAFNLLDTANEVEEDVATGPSFRRPTAIEPPRAFRLGLRLEF, from the coding sequence GTGCTCCCCCCGCGCTTGGCCGTGCTCCTGGCCCCTGGCCTCCTGGCGGCGGCGGAAGCAGCGGGGGGTGGGGCAACCTTCGATCAAGAGGTGCTGCGCGACATCCCCTCGAGCGGCAGCCCCTGGTCCCTCCTCGAGACCGTGGAGGCCACCGCCATCCTGGACCGCATCGAGAACGGCGGCCTCTACGTGGGCGAGGCGGGCCTTCTGGGCGTTCATGGCAGTTCCTGGACGCAGGTCACCTATCGCCTGGGCAACTTGGACATCACCGACCCCGGCCGGACGGGCACGCCCCTCCTCCAGCCCGAGCTCTTCGCCCTCCAGAAGGTCAGCCTCGACTCCTTCCTGATGCCGGTGGAGGAGGCCGGCCCGGGCGCGACCCTGAGCCTCGTGCCCCGCCGGCCGGGGACCTCATGGCACGGGACGCTCTCCGCGGATGCCGTGCCCGTTGCCTGGCAAGCCTCCCCCTCGAGCACGGCGCCCCCCGTCGCCCGCTACGACTCCTTTCGCGGCGCCCAGCTCCTCCTGGAGGGACCCCTCGCCAAGGACCGGCTCGGCCTGCTCCTGTCGGGATCCCTCGTCCGCGCGGGGCGCCTCGAGGGGTCGGACCCCACCCCCCTCGGGGGCCGGTTGAGTTCGCTCCTGACGCATCTGGTCTGGACGCCCACCCCGCGCGACGAGGTGCGCTTTCTGGGCGCCGGGCAAGGCGTCGAGCATCCCTACGCGGGGCGGGCCCGGTTCGGGGGCGACGCCGCACAGAACGACCGGTTCCTGATGCTGCAATCGACCTGGGAGCGGACGACGGGGACGCGCTGGTCGCTGACCGGCGGCTACGTGCAGGGCCGCTTCGAGCCCCAGACGCCGGGGCCGCCGCCGACGGCGGTCGTGGAGCGCTTGCAGGTGGGGCCGGTGGAGCAGCTCTTCGACGGCAAGAGCACGCGCGAGCGCGCGCAAGTGGAGGCTCGCCTCGAGCCCCCGCCGCGCCGTTTCGCGGGTGGTGGGCACGCCCTGCGCTTCGGCGTTTCTGGGACCCGATCGACCGCGTCGACGCGACCGGGGAGCCCCCCGGGTCTCGTCGCGGAGACGGTTGACGGCCTGCCCGCCCGGGTCTGGGACTACGGGTGGGCGGGGCCCGAGTCGCGCTGGCGGGCCACGGACCTTGCCGCCTATGCCGCGGACAGCATGACCTTTGGCCGGCTGGGTGTGGAAGCCGGCCTCCGCTTCGAGTCCACCCGGGGCGCGGCGGAGGGGAGCTCCGGCCGCATCACCGGGCAGGGGCTCGTACCCCGGGTTTCCGCCCGTTGGCGCGTGCGGGAGGACGGCGGACTGTCCTTTTTCACCGGCTACGGCCGCTACCGCCACCGCCTGTCGCTCGACCTCCTCGCCTACGGCGACCCCGCCGCCCCCCAGGGGCTCGTCTACCGCTGGCAGGACACGAGCGGCAACCACGCCCTCGACCCCGGCGAGATCGGTCCTCTCATCGCCCGCGTGGGGCCGGGAGGCGCCCTGGGCTCCATCGACCCCGGCCTGAAGGTACCCCACACCGACGAGTGGGTCGTCGGCCTCGAGGCGCGCCTCGGCCCGTCCTGGACGACGCGGGTCCTCGGCATCCACCGTCGCGATCACGATCTCCTGGCCTCGGTGAACGTCGGGGCCCCCCCCGCCGCCTACGACGTCTTCACGGTGCCCGATCCCGGCGGCGACATCCTCGGTCCCCCCAGCCAGCTGCTCCCGATCTACAACCGTCGACCCCAGAGCTTCGGCCAGGACCGCTATGAGCTCACCAACGCCCCGGGCGAAAGCGCGCTCCATGAGGGGGTGGAGATCGCGCTCGAGGGGAAGGCGGGGGAAAGGCTGTACCTTCGGCTCGGGGCCACGGCCTACAAATCGGCGGGCCCCGGCGACAACCGCGGCTTCCGCGCCTCCGAAAATGACCCCGGCCTGGTCGGGGAGCTCGGGGAGACCCCGAACGCTCTGACCTACTCCCAAGGCCGGCTCTTCTTCGACCGCGCCTACACCCTCAAGATCGCCGGGGTGTACCACGCCCCCGGCGACGTGCGCCTTGGCGTCGCGGCCCGCTACCAGGACGGGCAACCCTTCGCCCGCGTGGTCGTCTCCCCCGCCCTCAACCAGGGGCCGGAGGCGGTGCAGGCCATCCCCAACGGCCGCTCCCGCTTCACCTACACCCTCACCCTCGACGCGCGGGTGGAGAAGGGCTTCGCCATCGGGCGCTTTCGCACCGCGGCGGTGCTGGAGGCCTTCAACCTCCTCGACACCGCGAACGAGGTGGAGGAGGATGTGGCCACCGGACCCTCCTTCCGCCGGCCCACGGCCATCGAGCCCCCGCGCGCGTTCCGCCTCGGCCTGCGGCTCGAGTTCTAG